In Canis lupus baileyi chromosome X, mCanLup2.hap1, whole genome shotgun sequence, one DNA window encodes the following:
- the LOC140628225 gene encoding arylsulfatase L-like isoform X2, producing the protein MLHLEHSWSWLAVMVGVLLGARPSACRDLSGSRPNILLLMADDFGIGDIGCYGNNSIRTPNIDRLAEDGVMLTQHIAAASVCTPSRAAFLTGRYPLRSGMVSSNGYRVLQWTGVSGGLPTNETTFAKILKDRGYATGLIGKWHLGLNCESSNDHCHHPLNHGFDHFYGMPFSMMGDCIHWELSEKRAGMEHKLNVCFQIMAFAALTLTAGKLTHLTSGSWTPVVWSTIAATLLFVTSYSIGVLIVHADCFLMRNHTITEQPMHFQRTTSLILKEVSSFVQSSAGRARTGCTGITRKRWTGWWILDTLDMEGLTNSTLVYFTSDHGGSLEAQLGKEQYGGWNGIYKGGKGMGGWEGGIRVPGIFRWPGVLQAGRVIHEPTSLMDVFPTVVQLGGGEVPQDRVTDGRDLLPLLLGTAQHSDHEFLLHYCENFLHAARWRQRDGGRLWKVHYMTPLFHPEGAGACYGRGVCPCSGDQVAHHDPPLLFDLSRDPSEAHALTPDTEPSFYHVMDTVARAVEEHRRTLIPVPLQLDTLGNIWRPWLQPCCGQFPLCWCDREGDPR; encoded by the exons CGAGGCCCTCGGCTTGCAGGGATTTATCCGGTTCGCGTCCAAACATCCTTCTTCTGATGGCGGACGATTTTGGCATCGGCGATATCGGCTGCTATGGCAACAACAGCATCAG GACTCCAAATATTGACCGCCTCGCAGAGGACGGGGTGATGCTCACCCAGCACATCGCGGCTGCTTCAGTGTGCACCCCAAGCAGGGCTGCCTTCCTAACGGGCAGATACCCTCTGAGATCAG GTATGGTTTCCAGTAATGGTTATCGTGTTCTTCAATGGACCGGAGTATCTGGAGGGCTTCCGACCAATGAGACAACttttgcaaaaatattaaaagacagaGGATACGCCACTGGACTAATAG GAAAATggcatctgggcctcaactgtgAATCTTCCAATGATCACTGCCACCACCCACTCAACCATGGATTCGACCATTTCTACGGAATGCCCTTTTCCATGATGGGAGATTGCATCCACTGGGAGCTGTCAGAGAAGCGTGCTGGCATGGAGCACAAACTCAATGTCTGCTTCCAAATCATGGCCTTCGCTGCCCTCACGCTCACTGCTGGGAAACTCACCCACCTGACGTCAGGCTCGTGGACTCCGGTCGTCTGGTCAACCATAGCTGCCACCTTGCTCTTCGTGACCTCATATTCTATAGGTGTCCTGATTGTTCACGCAGACTGCTTTCTGATGAGAAACCACACCATCACTGAGCAGCCCATGCACTTTCAAAGGACGACATCTCTTATTCTCAAAGAGGTCTCCTCCTTTGTCCAAAG TTCCGCGGGAAGAGCGCGCACGGGCTGTACGGGGATAACACGGAAGAGATGGACTGGATGGTGG ATCCTTGATACTTTGGATATGGAAGGGTTGACCAACAGCACGCTTGTTTATTTTACGTCGGATCACGGGGGATCTTTAGAGGCCCAACTCGGAAAGGAGCAATATGGCGGCTGGAATGGAATCTACAAAG GTGGCAAAGGGATGGGGGGCTGGGAAGGTGGAATCCGCGTCCCAGGGATCTTCCGGTGGCCTGGGGTGCTGCAGGCCGGCCGCGTCATCCACGAGCCCACCAGCCTGATGGATGTTTTCCCCACCGTGGTCCAGCTGGGGGGCGGTGAGGTGCCCCAGGACAG GGTGACTGATGGCCGGGACCTGCTGCCCTTGCTGCTGGGGACAGCGCAACACTCTGACCACGAGTTCCTGCTGCACTACTGCGAGAATTTCCTGCACGCAGCCCGCTGGCGCCAACGGGACG GAGGAAGACTGTGGAAGGTGCACTACATGACCCCACTGTTCCACCCAGAGGGAGCCGGTGCCTGCTACGGGAGAGGGGTCTGTCCCTGCTCTGGGGACCAGGTAGCCCATCACGACCCGCCTTTGCTCTTCGACCTGTCCAGAGACCCTTCTGAAGCCCACGCCCTCACTCCGGACACGGAGCCCTCATTCTATCACGTGATGGACACAGTGGCTCGGGCCGTGGAGGAGCATCGCCGGACCCTCATCCCAGTTCCGCTGCAGCTGGATACGCTGGGCAACATCTGGAGGCCCTGGCTGCAGCCGTGCTGTGGCCAGTTCCCCCTCTGCTGGTGTGACCGGGAAGGCGACCCACGATAA
- the LOC140628225 gene encoding arylsulfatase L-like isoform X1, with the protein MLHLEHSWSWLAVMVGVLLGARPSACRDLSGSRPNILLLMADDFGIGDIGCYGNNSIRTPNIDRLAEDGVMLTQHIAAASVCTPSRAAFLTGRYPLRSGMVSSNGYRVLQWTGVSGGLPTNETTFAKILKDRGYATGLIGKWHLGLNCESSNDHCHHPLNHGFDHFYGMPFSMMGDCIHWELSEKRAGMEHKLNVCFQIMAFAALTLTAGKLTHLTSGSWTPVVWSTIAATLLFVTSYSIGVLIVHADCFLMRNHTITEQPMHFQRTTSLILKEVSSFVQRNKHRPFLLFVSFLHVHTPLITTEKFRGKSAHGLYGDNTEEMDWMVGQILDTLDMEGLTNSTLVYFTSDHGGSLEAQLGKEQYGGWNGIYKGGKGMGGWEGGIRVPGIFRWPGVLQAGRVIHEPTSLMDVFPTVVQLGGGEVPQDRVTDGRDLLPLLLGTAQHSDHEFLLHYCENFLHAARWRQRDGGRLWKVHYMTPLFHPEGAGACYGRGVCPCSGDQVAHHDPPLLFDLSRDPSEAHALTPDTEPSFYHVMDTVARAVEEHRRTLIPVPLQLDTLGNIWRPWLQPCCGQFPLCWCDREGDPR; encoded by the exons CGAGGCCCTCGGCTTGCAGGGATTTATCCGGTTCGCGTCCAAACATCCTTCTTCTGATGGCGGACGATTTTGGCATCGGCGATATCGGCTGCTATGGCAACAACAGCATCAG GACTCCAAATATTGACCGCCTCGCAGAGGACGGGGTGATGCTCACCCAGCACATCGCGGCTGCTTCAGTGTGCACCCCAAGCAGGGCTGCCTTCCTAACGGGCAGATACCCTCTGAGATCAG GTATGGTTTCCAGTAATGGTTATCGTGTTCTTCAATGGACCGGAGTATCTGGAGGGCTTCCGACCAATGAGACAACttttgcaaaaatattaaaagacagaGGATACGCCACTGGACTAATAG GAAAATggcatctgggcctcaactgtgAATCTTCCAATGATCACTGCCACCACCCACTCAACCATGGATTCGACCATTTCTACGGAATGCCCTTTTCCATGATGGGAGATTGCATCCACTGGGAGCTGTCAGAGAAGCGTGCTGGCATGGAGCACAAACTCAATGTCTGCTTCCAAATCATGGCCTTCGCTGCCCTCACGCTCACTGCTGGGAAACTCACCCACCTGACGTCAGGCTCGTGGACTCCGGTCGTCTGGTCAACCATAGCTGCCACCTTGCTCTTCGTGACCTCATATTCTATAGGTGTCCTGATTGTTCACGCAGACTGCTTTCTGATGAGAAACCACACCATCACTGAGCAGCCCATGCACTTTCAAAGGACGACATCTCTTATTCTCAAAGAGGTCTCCTCCTTTGTCCAAAG aaacaagCACAGACCTTTCCTCCTCTTTGTCTCCTTTCTACACGTGCACACCCCTCTGATCACTACCGAGAAGTTCCGCGGGAAGAGCGCGCACGGGCTGTACGGGGATAACACGGAAGAGATGGACTGGATGGTGG GGCAGATCCTTGATACTTTGGATATGGAAGGGTTGACCAACAGCACGCTTGTTTATTTTACGTCGGATCACGGGGGATCTTTAGAGGCCCAACTCGGAAAGGAGCAATATGGCGGCTGGAATGGAATCTACAAAG GTGGCAAAGGGATGGGGGGCTGGGAAGGTGGAATCCGCGTCCCAGGGATCTTCCGGTGGCCTGGGGTGCTGCAGGCCGGCCGCGTCATCCACGAGCCCACCAGCCTGATGGATGTTTTCCCCACCGTGGTCCAGCTGGGGGGCGGTGAGGTGCCCCAGGACAG GGTGACTGATGGCCGGGACCTGCTGCCCTTGCTGCTGGGGACAGCGCAACACTCTGACCACGAGTTCCTGCTGCACTACTGCGAGAATTTCCTGCACGCAGCCCGCTGGCGCCAACGGGACG GAGGAAGACTGTGGAAGGTGCACTACATGACCCCACTGTTCCACCCAGAGGGAGCCGGTGCCTGCTACGGGAGAGGGGTCTGTCCCTGCTCTGGGGACCAGGTAGCCCATCACGACCCGCCTTTGCTCTTCGACCTGTCCAGAGACCCTTCTGAAGCCCACGCCCTCACTCCGGACACGGAGCCCTCATTCTATCACGTGATGGACACAGTGGCTCGGGCCGTGGAGGAGCATCGCCGGACCCTCATCCCAGTTCCGCTGCAGCTGGATACGCTGGGCAACATCTGGAGGCCCTGGCTGCAGCCGTGCTGTGGCCAGTTCCCCCTCTGCTGGTGTGACCGGGAAGGCGACCCACGATAA